In Octopus bimaculoides isolate UCB-OBI-ISO-001 chromosome 5, ASM119413v2, whole genome shotgun sequence, a genomic segment contains:
- the LOC106876907 gene encoding putative Dol-P-Glc:Glc(2)Man(9)GlcNAc(2)-PP-Dol alpha-1,2-glucosyltransferase isoform X2, with protein sequence MITTLPGLYLSSSLPLSIPGRLLFNKGDMFCTPYVLRCTNLFFSTGNVALIFLLLNRMHPKMSSSYTFLVASTLGSFPMLYFFTFLYYTDAGSTFFTLLMYLLHLHHQTIPAALIGVIAILFRQTNIIWVVFMVGVSAQNTLLQWMAVQKKNLKTQRKHDWLLLHTFFNLFSVNLQRNPWVIVELVLSILMKTWCYIIVTLLFLLFVYINNGIVVGDRSHHEATFNFPQIYYFLSTVLFFASPHLISFQKIYNWLSQSIQKPISFITFSVISALLIAKFTYVHEYLLADNRHYTFYVWSKIFKRHYLVRFLLIPIYWYTLCQIYLDLKKKNIFWKIAFAVCITVSLVPQKLLEFRYFIIPYLLLRLNMPLPTPLSKMLLEFTVTTFVNAITIYLFVYKTFTWPGVKDAQRFMW encoded by the exons ATGATAACGACCCTTCCTGGCCTCTACCTCTCGTCGAGTCTTCCCCTCTCCATACCAGGTCGACTGCTGTTTAACAAGGGGGACATGTTCTGTACCCCTTACGTACTACGATGTACTAACCTCTTCTTCTCTACAGGAAATGTGGCCCTTATCTTTCTGCTGCTTAACAGGATGCACCCA AAAATGAGTTCCAGTTACACATTTTTGGTGGCATCGACATTGGGCAGCTTCCCAATGCTCTACTTCTTCACGTTTCTCTACTACACTGATGCTGGTTCCACTTTCTTCACACTTCTAATGTACCTCCTTCATCTCCATCACCAAACTATACCTGCTGCCCTCATTGGTGTCATAGCCATCCTCTTCCGCCAGACGAACATCATCTGGGTTGTGTTTATGGTCGGTGTCTCTGCCCAGAACACTCTCCTTCAGTGGATGGCTGTGCAAAAGAAGAACTTGAAAACTCAGCGGAAGCACGACTGGTTGCTGCTACATACTTTCTTCAATCTATTCTCTGTGAATCTTCAGCGGAATCCGTGGGTCATTGTAGAGCTTGTGCTCTCCATCCTGATGAAAACTTGGTGTTATATAATTGTTACTCTTCTATTCCTTCTGTTTGTCTACATCAACAATGGCATTGTTGTTGGTGACAGAAGTCACCATGAAGCCACGTTCAACTTCCCTCAAATTTATTACTTTCTATcgactgttttattttttgcgaGTCCACATTTGATATCATTTCAGAAAATCTACAACTGGCTCTCACAATCTATTCAGAAACCCATCAGCTTCATCACTTTCTCTGTCATATCGGCATTGTTAATCGctaaatttacatatgtacacgAGTACCTCCTAGCAGACAATCGGCACTACACATTCTATGTATGGTCCAAAATCTTTAAAAGACATTACCTCGTACGATTCTTACTAATTCCCATTTATTGGTACACTTTATGCCAAATTTACTtagacttgaaaaagaaaaatatcttttggAAAATAGCTTTTGCTGTTTGCATCACTGTCTCTTTGGTTCCACAGAAACTCTTGGAGTTTCGCTATTTCATAATTCCTTATTTATTGCTTCGGTTAAACATGCCCCTCCCCACACCCCTGAGTAAGATGCTGTTGGAATTTACCGTCACCACTTTTGTAAATGCAAtcactatttatctatttgtctacaaGACATTCACATGGCCTGGAGTAAAAGATGCACAACGTTTCATGTGGTAG